A region of Pyxidicoccus parkwaysis DNA encodes the following proteins:
- a CDS encoding zinc-dependent metalloprotease: MSTPGMAAPRGLLCMLLALSLMTTSACDDGPTSTGEHTRPLLDGPFVAVSHELSPESWERLRLGLGVTPETRGVEGNGTFYLALRKKELGQRWFMSAFLKQDTPADVFGGFVNTLGVRVVSFQVQNGKLYVFDVDDTKVRSELFKPDEVIEAWPIITDDAAFNRLPGSEDYILFDPAAGLDRFMGLDAGLTYGDGFEVEMAFARRFRKLDTGIAFEKLITGHALPYFADFDFPTRVTATLAVELKRYQEGAGFTTPPAPPLTHYFLNDPRIIPNSGLLTQEVPIKWNIRPGMKPITWVISDTLVKAQQDPRYRNYDIIGAVKRGVEQWNEAFGFQALSARVAQPNESLGDLDLNSIFFDPDPSYTTAFADFRANPNTGEILGANVYLPIRWLDAAVAAGEAEPMTAGTAVASRSKLGLSWNGMAPERLCELDVSEALAGPAETVSMFNGTLPPLTTKERVERTFTDVVMHEIGHTLGLRHNFKGSLTFPSSSVMEYTYLPEQAYRGGSVGPYDMSAIRYLYGLSSSLPEETFCTDDDLFLDVDCNRRDTTANPLELFYGPAYREQLRANLETGAPAPDDDDLNSVLQYVRSGRSSQEKLRAWNIATEGLLAPIPPETLAAFPGYGARADTQSRRILRRLYLDDVITRGYFFSADPRPNSLFTPVLLAQLRGNLLNVDGVRTRATRRTAIDILKKLQTYEAFTVLREARDIIGASLPGLSGQERLDAEDLVSRLNQATSPYFN, encoded by the coding sequence ATGTCGACACCCGGAATGGCCGCGCCACGCGGCCTGCTGTGCATGCTTTTGGCGCTGTCTTTGATGACCACCAGTGCCTGTGACGATGGGCCGACGAGCACGGGGGAGCACACCCGCCCGTTGCTCGACGGGCCCTTCGTCGCGGTGTCACACGAGCTGAGCCCTGAGTCGTGGGAGCGCCTGCGCCTGGGGCTGGGCGTGACGCCGGAGACGCGCGGCGTGGAGGGAAACGGGACGTTCTACCTGGCGCTCCGCAAGAAGGAATTGGGCCAGCGCTGGTTCATGTCCGCCTTCCTGAAGCAAGACACCCCGGCGGACGTCTTCGGCGGCTTCGTCAACACGCTGGGCGTGCGCGTGGTGTCCTTCCAGGTGCAGAACGGCAAGCTGTATGTGTTCGACGTGGATGACACCAAGGTGCGCAGCGAGTTGTTCAAGCCGGACGAGGTCATCGAGGCGTGGCCCATCATCACGGACGACGCCGCCTTCAATCGGCTGCCGGGCTCGGAGGACTACATCCTCTTCGACCCTGCCGCGGGCCTGGACCGCTTCATGGGATTGGACGCGGGGCTGACCTACGGCGACGGATTCGAGGTGGAAATGGCCTTCGCGCGGCGATTCCGCAAGCTGGACACCGGCATCGCCTTCGAAAAGCTCATCACCGGCCACGCGCTGCCCTACTTCGCGGACTTCGATTTCCCCACTCGAGTCACCGCGACCCTGGCTGTCGAGCTGAAGCGCTACCAGGAAGGCGCGGGCTTCACGACGCCCCCCGCGCCTCCGCTCACCCACTACTTCCTCAACGATCCACGAATCATCCCCAACAGTGGCCTGCTCACCCAGGAGGTGCCCATCAAGTGGAACATCCGGCCGGGGATGAAGCCCATCACCTGGGTAATCTCAGACACGCTGGTGAAGGCACAGCAGGACCCGCGCTATCGCAACTACGACATCATCGGCGCGGTAAAGCGGGGCGTGGAGCAGTGGAACGAGGCGTTCGGATTCCAGGCGCTCTCCGCCCGGGTGGCTCAGCCCAATGAGTCCCTGGGGGACCTGGACCTGAACTCCATCTTCTTCGACCCCGACCCCAGCTACACGACCGCGTTCGCGGACTTCCGCGCCAACCCGAACACCGGGGAGATTCTCGGTGCCAACGTGTACCTCCCCATCCGCTGGCTGGACGCGGCGGTGGCGGCGGGAGAGGCGGAGCCCATGACGGCAGGAACGGCTGTCGCTTCCCGTTCCAAGCTCGGGCTGTCCTGGAACGGCATGGCGCCCGAGCGGCTGTGCGAGCTGGACGTCTCGGAGGCACTGGCGGGACCTGCGGAAACCGTCTCCATGTTCAATGGCACGCTGCCGCCCCTGACGACCAAGGAGCGCGTGGAGCGCACCTTCACGGACGTGGTGATGCATGAGATTGGCCACACGCTGGGCCTGCGACACAACTTCAAGGGCTCCCTGACGTTCCCCTCCTCCTCGGTGATGGAATACACATACCTGCCGGAGCAGGCGTACCGCGGTGGCAGCGTGGGGCCCTATGACATGTCCGCCATCCGCTACCTCTACGGCCTGTCCTCCAGCCTGCCGGAAGAGACGTTCTGCACGGACGACGACCTCTTCCTGGACGTGGACTGCAACCGCCGGGACACCACCGCGAACCCGCTCGAGCTCTTCTATGGCCCGGCGTACCGGGAGCAGCTCCGCGCGAACCTGGAGACGGGAGCCCCGGCTCCGGACGATGACGACCTCAACAGCGTGTTGCAGTACGTGCGCTCGGGCCGCTCCAGCCAGGAGAAGCTGCGGGCCTGGAACATCGCCACCGAGGGGCTGCTCGCCCCCATTCCTCCCGAGACGCTGGCGGCCTTCCCGGGCTACGGCGCGAGGGCGGATACCCAGTCGCGGCGAATCCTCCGGCGACTGTACCTGGATGACGTCATCACCCGGGGCTACTTCTTCTCGGCGGACCCCCGGCCCAATTCCCTCTTCACGCCCGTCCTGCTGGCGCAGCTGCGCGGCAACCTGCTCAACGTGGACGGCGTGCGCACCCGAGCCACGCGCCGCACGGCCATCGACATCTTGAAGAAGCTCCAGACGTACGAGGCCTTCACCGTGCTGCGTGAGGCGCGCGACATCATCGGAGCCTCGCTGCCAGGACTCTCCGGACAGGAGCGATTGGACGCCGAGGACCTGGTCAGCCGACTGAACCAGGCCACCTCGCCGTACTTCAACTGA
- a CDS encoding serine/threonine protein kinase: MEPDVFNPGSVRFGTLIGPWRLLEQRGRGSFGVVFRAVPADAPEAEAVALKLALHNGDARFAREAELLSRIRHPAIPRLLDHGHWQPREGLSYAWLVMEWIEGLPLYKWAQAQRPSSRQVLQLLARLARALDATHSAGGLHRDVKGDNVLVRHADGQPFLMDFGSGHHLVAATVTWQAFPPSTLAYRSPEAWRHVPRSGKLPAVPYSPRATDDLFALGVTAYRLVTGKYPPVTHPEDPNAWLWRPKELSRWTASVCNPRCIPELSALVSRMLSPKPEARGIAREVAEALEQAARNAGRGADVPLFTGEEPHPAGLYPLPQHVTMQRPPRPRRWPWLAAGGLGGTLALSVAGLLSVGRSEEPETPQFAEQEESEEARDGGTVAVGDTALTARVEPERAPSVLSPIAVDVPPKPFPWQRRPDASGRCPNKVQVAINGGCWTKMPVDQKDCDGAEGFEYRGACYTPVVARPRPATSGPVKRDDSP, encoded by the coding sequence ATGGAGCCTGACGTCTTCAATCCGGGAAGCGTGCGCTTCGGGACTCTCATCGGCCCGTGGCGTCTGCTGGAGCAGCGCGGCCGGGGCTCCTTCGGCGTCGTCTTCCGCGCCGTCCCCGCCGACGCGCCAGAAGCCGAAGCCGTGGCCCTCAAGCTGGCCCTGCACAATGGGGATGCTCGCTTCGCGCGTGAGGCCGAATTGCTCTCCCGCATCCGCCACCCCGCCATCCCACGGCTGCTGGACCATGGCCACTGGCAACCCCGGGAAGGCTTGTCCTACGCCTGGCTCGTCATGGAATGGATTGAGGGCCTGCCGCTCTACAAATGGGCTCAGGCTCAACGTCCCTCTTCGCGGCAGGTGCTTCAGCTTCTCGCGCGTCTTGCCCGGGCCCTGGACGCCACCCATTCGGCCGGAGGCCTCCACCGCGATGTGAAGGGCGACAACGTCCTCGTCCGGCACGCGGACGGTCAGCCCTTCCTCATGGACTTCGGCTCCGGGCACCACCTCGTCGCGGCCACGGTGACCTGGCAGGCCTTTCCTCCCAGCACCCTCGCCTACCGCTCCCCCGAGGCGTGGCGCCATGTCCCCCGCTCCGGAAAGCTCCCCGCTGTCCCCTATTCCCCGAGGGCCACCGACGACCTCTTCGCACTCGGTGTCACCGCCTATCGACTCGTCACCGGGAAGTACCCGCCGGTGACGCACCCGGAGGATCCGAATGCCTGGCTCTGGCGTCCCAAGGAGCTCTCGCGCTGGACGGCGAGCGTCTGCAACCCCCGCTGCATCCCGGAATTGAGCGCGCTGGTGTCCCGAATGCTCTCGCCCAAACCCGAGGCGAGAGGAATCGCGCGCGAGGTGGCGGAAGCGCTGGAGCAGGCTGCGCGCAACGCAGGACGCGGGGCGGATGTACCTCTCTTCACGGGAGAAGAGCCGCACCCCGCGGGCCTCTACCCCCTCCCCCAGCACGTCACGATGCAGCGCCCTCCTCGCCCGCGCAGGTGGCCCTGGCTCGCGGCTGGAGGACTCGGAGGCACACTGGCGCTGAGCGTCGCGGGGTTGCTGAGTGTGGGCCGCTCCGAGGAGCCCGAGACGCCCCAATTCGCGGAGCAGGAAGAGTCAGAGGAGGCAAGGGACGGCGGCACCGTGGCCGTCGGGGACACCGCGTTGACAGCGCGGGTGGAGCCTGAGCGAGCCCCCTCCGTGTTGTCACCCATCGCGGTAGACGTGCCACCGAAACCCTTCCCATGGCAGCGGCGCCCGGACGCCAGCGGCCGCTGTCCCAACAAGGTGCAGGTGGCAATCAACGGCGGTTGTTGGACGAAGATGCCCGTGGACCAGAAAGACTGTGATGGTGCGGAGGGCTTTGAATACAGGGGAGCGTGTTACACCCCCGTCGTGGCTCGGCCACGCCCTGCCACCTCGGGCCCCGTGAAGCGAGACGACAGTCCGTAG
- a CDS encoding sensor histidine kinase, with the protein MNTVTRRWLQRLGGFASTEGERVAGRLDAIRAGYVFCGILCTACVVLDWAILGRVTLTTLPARCVWGGTMVLLGLFSRTPPDEQSWHATIVAVVTAFCFPVLVLQTGGAQSPLFFWNIAIPLCFMAIAHGDLRAVAVSTVLNAVGVMVIVGSGGGGLVKAALWGGLSVIAGVTGMYGTYAHHRVLQAKLRHERERAETLRQLAESERRRGRFERLALLGQLAAGVAHEINNPLAYVSSNLRYLEEMGARGETCAPEELAEIHRESRLGVARINQIVRDLMSFARDDSSDADTRSSTAEVVAEALRLGRPKLQAGVRVIDEVPAQLAPVRLAKGRFVQVVLNLLTNAVDATAATAAPNGPELRLSAREHEETVILHVEDNGPGIPEHVLERLFEPFFTTKPTGLGTGLGLALCREYVERVGGTITAENREGGGARFIVTLPMERPASLGSVSGPGVAA; encoded by the coding sequence ATGAACACGGTCACACGACGATGGCTTCAGCGGCTCGGTGGGTTCGCTTCAACGGAAGGTGAGCGCGTTGCCGGCCGACTCGACGCCATCCGCGCCGGGTACGTGTTCTGCGGAATCCTCTGTACCGCCTGCGTGGTCCTGGACTGGGCCATCCTGGGCCGGGTGACCCTCACGACGCTGCCGGCCCGGTGTGTCTGGGGCGGCACCATGGTCCTGCTCGGGCTGTTCAGCCGGACCCCGCCGGATGAGCAGTCCTGGCATGCGACCATCGTCGCGGTGGTGACGGCTTTCTGCTTCCCGGTGCTCGTCCTCCAGACGGGGGGCGCGCAGAGCCCGCTCTTCTTCTGGAACATCGCCATCCCGCTGTGCTTCATGGCGATTGCGCATGGTGACCTGCGAGCAGTCGCCGTCAGCACCGTCCTCAACGCGGTCGGCGTCATGGTCATCGTCGGGAGTGGCGGCGGCGGACTGGTCAAGGCCGCGCTCTGGGGCGGACTGAGCGTCATCGCCGGAGTCACCGGCATGTACGGCACCTACGCGCACCACCGGGTCCTCCAGGCCAAGCTGCGCCACGAGCGGGAACGCGCTGAGACGCTGCGGCAGCTCGCCGAGAGCGAGAGGCGCCGGGGCCGCTTCGAGCGGCTCGCGCTGCTCGGGCAGCTCGCCGCGGGAGTGGCGCATGAAATCAACAACCCCCTCGCCTACGTGAGCTCGAACCTGCGCTACCTGGAAGAGATGGGAGCGCGCGGCGAGACCTGTGCCCCCGAGGAGCTCGCGGAGATTCACCGCGAGTCTCGGCTTGGGGTGGCACGCATCAACCAGATTGTCCGGGACCTGATGAGCTTCGCGCGCGATGACTCGAGCGATGCCGACACCCGCTCCTCCACCGCCGAGGTCGTCGCGGAAGCGCTCCGGCTCGGAAGGCCGAAGCTCCAGGCCGGCGTGCGCGTCATCGACGAGGTTCCCGCCCAGCTCGCGCCCGTGCGGCTCGCAAAGGGCCGCTTCGTGCAGGTGGTGCTGAACCTGCTGACGAACGCGGTGGACGCGACGGCCGCCACGGCAGCGCCCAACGGGCCCGAGCTCCGCCTCAGCGCGAGGGAGCACGAGGAAACAGTCATCCTCCATGTCGAGGACAACGGACCGGGGATTCCCGAGCACGTGCTGGAGCGCCTGTTCGAGCCCTTCTTCACGACCAAGCCAACCGGGCTGGGAACCGGGCTGGGGCTCGCGCTCTGCCGCGAGTACGTCGAGCGGGTGGGTGGAACCATCACCGCCGAGAACCGGGAGGGCGGTGGCGCCCGGTTCATCGTCACGCTGCCGATGGAACGCCCGGCGAGCCTGGGCTCGGTGAGCGGCCCGGGTGTCGCGGCCTGA
- a CDS encoding ATP-binding cassette domain-containing protein translates to MPSSNQHAADSHDLIRVQGARENNLKDVSVEIPKRRLTVFTGVSGSGKSSLVFGTIAAESQRMINETYSAFVQGFMPTLARPEVDVLEGLTTAIIVDQERLGANSRSTVGTVTDANAMLRVLFSRLGKPHIGSSNAFSFNVPSVRAVGEISVEKGEGKKEKRVFNLTGGMCPKCEGMGSVSDIDLSQLYDDSKSLNEGALTIPGYTADGWHVRIFGESGFLDPDKPIRKYTKQERQDFLYKEPTKVKVGNINLTYEGLVPRIQKSFLSKDVDAMQPHIRAFVERAVTFTRCPECNGTRLSEAARSSKIKGINIADACAMQINDLAEWVRSLNQPSVAPLLKTLRETLDSFVEIGLGYLSLDRPSGTLSGGEAQRTKMIRHLGSSLTDVTYVFDEPTIGLHPHDIQRMNDLLLRLRDKGNTVLVVEHKPETIAIADHVVDLGPGAGTAGGEVVFQGTVDALRASGTLTGRHLSDRATLKPSVRKPSGVLKVRGARTHNLKGVDVDIPLGVLVVVTGVAGSGKSSLIHGSVCGRDGVVSVDQTPIRGSRRSNPATYTDLLEPIRKAFAKANGVKPALFSANSEGACPTCNGAGVIYTDLGMMAGVSTVCEDCEGRRFQASVLEYKLGGRNIAEVLDLSVEDAVGFFGSGEARTPAAGAILQRMADVGLGYLRLGQPLTTLSGGERQRLKLATHMGADGGVYVLDEPTTGLHLADLEQLLGLMDRLVDSGKSVIVIEHHQAVMAHADWIIDLGPGAGHDGGNIVFEGTPADLVAAKSTLTGKHLAAFVGSRQKAVPAR, encoded by the coding sequence ATGCCCTCCTCCAACCAGCACGCCGCGGACAGCCACGACCTGATTCGCGTCCAGGGTGCCCGGGAGAACAACCTGAAGGACGTCAGCGTCGAGATTCCCAAGCGGCGACTGACGGTGTTCACCGGCGTCTCGGGCTCGGGCAAGTCGTCGCTGGTGTTCGGCACCATCGCCGCTGAGTCGCAGCGGATGATCAACGAGACCTACAGCGCCTTCGTGCAGGGCTTCATGCCCACGCTGGCCCGGCCCGAGGTCGACGTCCTGGAAGGGCTGACGACGGCCATCATCGTCGACCAGGAGCGGCTGGGCGCCAACTCGCGCTCGACGGTCGGCACGGTGACCGACGCCAACGCGATGTTGCGGGTGTTGTTCAGCCGCCTCGGCAAGCCGCACATCGGCTCGTCGAACGCCTTCTCCTTCAACGTCCCGTCGGTCCGCGCGGTCGGGGAGATCTCGGTCGAGAAGGGAGAGGGCAAGAAGGAGAAGCGCGTCTTCAACCTCACCGGCGGCATGTGCCCGAAATGCGAGGGCATGGGCTCGGTCTCAGACATCGACCTGTCCCAGCTGTATGACGACAGCAAGTCGCTCAACGAGGGTGCGCTCACCATCCCCGGCTACACGGCCGACGGCTGGCACGTGCGCATCTTCGGGGAGTCGGGCTTCCTCGACCCGGACAAGCCCATCCGCAAGTACACGAAGCAGGAGCGCCAGGACTTCCTCTACAAGGAACCGACCAAGGTGAAGGTCGGGAATATAAATCTCACCTACGAGGGTCTCGTCCCGCGCATCCAGAAGTCGTTCCTGTCCAAGGACGTGGACGCGATGCAGCCCCACATCCGGGCCTTCGTCGAGCGCGCGGTCACCTTCACCAGGTGCCCCGAGTGCAACGGCACCCGGCTCAGCGAGGCCGCCCGGTCCTCCAAGATCAAGGGCATCAACATCGCGGACGCGTGCGCGATGCAGATCAACGACCTGGCCGAGTGGGTGCGCAGTCTGAACCAGCCGTCCGTCGCGCCGCTGCTGAAGACGCTGCGGGAGACGCTCGACTCGTTCGTGGAGATTGGCCTGGGCTACCTCAGCCTCGACCGGCCCTCCGGAACGCTGTCGGGCGGTGAGGCGCAGCGCACCAAGATGATTCGCCACCTCGGGTCGTCACTCACCGATGTGACGTACGTCTTCGACGAGCCGACCATCGGACTGCACCCCCACGACATCCAGCGGATGAACGACCTGCTGCTGCGACTGCGCGACAAGGGCAACACCGTCCTTGTGGTCGAGCACAAGCCGGAGACGATTGCGATTGCCGACCACGTCGTCGACCTCGGCCCCGGTGCCGGCACCGCCGGCGGCGAGGTGGTCTTCCAGGGCACCGTGGATGCGCTGCGGGCCAGCGGCACGCTCACCGGGCGTCACCTGAGCGACCGGGCCACCCTGAAGCCGTCGGTGCGGAAGCCGTCGGGGGTGTTGAAGGTGCGCGGCGCCCGCACGCACAACCTGAAGGGCGTCGATGTCGACATCCCGCTCGGCGTGCTGGTGGTGGTGACGGGCGTGGCCGGCTCGGGCAAGAGCTCCCTGATTCACGGCTCGGTGTGTGGCCGGGACGGAGTCGTCTCGGTCGACCAGACGCCCATCCGTGGCTCGCGGCGGAGCAACCCGGCGACGTACACAGATTTGCTGGAGCCCATCCGCAAGGCGTTCGCGAAGGCCAACGGCGTGAAGCCCGCCCTGTTCAGCGCCAACTCCGAGGGCGCCTGCCCCACCTGCAACGGCGCCGGGGTCATCTACACCGACCTGGGCATGATGGCCGGCGTCTCCACCGTCTGTGAGGACTGCGAGGGCCGGCGGTTCCAGGCGTCGGTGCTCGAGTACAAGCTCGGTGGGCGAAACATCGCCGAGGTGCTCGACCTGTCAGTCGAGGACGCGGTCGGCTTCTTCGGCTCCGGCGAGGCGCGCACGCCGGCTGCGGGCGCCATCCTTCAGCGCATGGCCGACGTGGGACTGGGCTACCTGCGGCTCGGCCAGCCGCTCACCACGCTGTCAGGCGGCGAGCGGCAGCGGCTCAAGCTCGCGACGCACATGGGGGCCGACGGCGGCGTCTACGTGCTCGACGAGCCGACCACCGGTCTGCACCTGGCCGACCTGGAGCAGCTGCTCGGGTTGATGGACAGGCTGGTCGACTCCGGAAAGTCGGTCATCGTCATCGAGCACCACCAGGCGGTGATGGCGCATGCCGACTGGATCATCGACCTGGGGCCGGGTGCGGGCCACGACGGCGGGAACATCGTCTTCGAAGGCACCCCGGCCGACCTGGTGGCGGCGAAATCGACGCTGACCGGCAAGCACCTGGCGGCCTTCGTCGGCAGCCGGCAGAAGGCCGTCCCCGCTCGCTGA
- a CDS encoding SRPBCC family protein — translation MNLTDTTAPSQTESLSFEFDLNHPPQKVWRALTDPVLLAEWLLPVTGLKLETGTPFTFKTQPYPGWDGTVNCKFVEIETHRKLSYTWDVIGMNTVVTFTLTPTASGTRLSLVQSGFKPEQKQNFGGARYGWKMMGGKLVDLLARTA, via the coding sequence ATGAATCTCACCGACACGACCGCACCGTCGCAGACTGAATCCCTCTCATTCGAATTCGATTTGAATCACCCACCGCAGAAGGTGTGGCGCGCGCTCACCGACCCCGTGCTGCTCGCGGAGTGGCTCCTGCCCGTCACCGGTCTCAAGCTCGAGACGGGAACGCCGTTCACCTTCAAGACGCAGCCCTACCCCGGGTGGGACGGCACGGTGAACTGCAAGTTCGTCGAAATCGAGACGCATCGGAAGCTCAGCTACACGTGGGACGTCATCGGCATGAACACTGTCGTGACCTTCACGCTCACGCCCACGGCGTCCGGCACGCGCCTGTCCCTGGTGCAGTCGGGCTTCAAGCCGGAGCAGAAGCAGAACTTCGGTGGCGCGCGCTACGGCTGGAAGATGATGGGCGGGAAGCTCGTCGACCTGCTCGCGAGGACCGCATGA
- a CDS encoding ArsR/SmtB family transcription factor: MQSAAAAETKIFQALADPSRRAIFESLTRGEAAVKDLTARFGISQPAVSQHLATLKDAGLVNNRREGRCVYYRVEPQGMKPLIDWIAHYRTFWPERIERLDKLLEKMDE; this comes from the coding sequence ATGCAGAGCGCGGCCGCAGCCGAAACCAAGATCTTCCAGGCGCTGGCAGACCCCAGCCGACGGGCGATTTTCGAGTCGCTCACACGGGGTGAGGCGGCGGTGAAGGACCTCACGGCGCGCTTCGGCATCTCGCAACCGGCGGTCTCACAGCACCTCGCCACGTTGAAAGACGCGGGCCTGGTGAACAACCGGCGCGAGGGGCGCTGTGTCTACTACCGCGTGGAGCCGCAGGGAATGAAGCCTCTCATCGACTGGATCGCGCACTACCGCACCTTCTGGCCCGAGCGCATCGAGCGCCTCGACAAACTGCTGGAGAAGATGGACGAATGA
- a CDS encoding cytochrome P450, producing MSRTNAASGLGSEYRPLESPQLENPHPFLARARREEPVFFSAALGSWVVTRHADISAVVADTARFSSAESITVGAATTPPEVVAALMDGFPLVPSLVDNDPPAHSRFRSLVSKAFTGRRLTEKEPFIRTLVDELIHSFKQEGRADLFLRFAHPLSCSIIAEILGIPRSDIHRFRRWSDDLSTVLAAHGSVEHQVACARGVVEVQRYLASALEERKTAPREDLLSDIVTGAQGMTPPMSMAELVSLLMQVHFAGHETTAGLIVGAVELLLEHPEQLHALQDDPALIAGAVEEAVRMISPVHAMFRTALEAVELGGVPIPKGAHIRIVYASANRDEARFHEPERFDIRRPDVKKHLAFGQGLHFCIGASLARLEARLALEALLRSLPGLRLVPGQKPGFLKSVTVRRHESLDVAWDV from the coding sequence ATGTCCAGGACCAACGCCGCTTCAGGACTCGGCTCCGAGTACCGCCCGCTCGAATCTCCCCAGCTCGAGAATCCGCATCCGTTCCTCGCGCGGGCACGGCGGGAGGAGCCGGTGTTCTTCAGCGCGGCGCTGGGCTCCTGGGTGGTGACGCGCCATGCGGACATCAGCGCGGTGGTCGCCGACACCGCGCGCTTCTCGTCCGCCGAGTCCATCACCGTGGGCGCCGCGACGACGCCGCCGGAGGTGGTCGCCGCGCTGATGGACGGCTTCCCCCTGGTGCCCAGCCTCGTGGACAACGACCCGCCAGCGCACTCGCGCTTCCGGAGCCTCGTCAGCAAGGCCTTCACCGGGCGGCGCCTCACGGAGAAGGAGCCCTTCATCCGCACTCTCGTGGATGAGCTCATCCACTCCTTCAAGCAGGAGGGGCGGGCGGACCTGTTCCTCCGGTTCGCGCATCCGCTGTCGTGCAGCATCATCGCGGAGATTCTCGGCATCCCCCGCTCGGACATTCACAGGTTCCGGCGCTGGTCGGATGACCTGTCCACGGTCCTCGCGGCGCACGGCTCCGTCGAGCACCAGGTCGCGTGCGCGCGAGGCGTGGTCGAGGTCCAGCGCTACCTGGCCTCGGCGCTCGAGGAGCGGAAGACGGCTCCCCGGGAGGACCTGCTGAGCGACATCGTCACCGGAGCGCAGGGGATGACGCCGCCCATGAGTATGGCGGAGCTCGTGAGCCTGCTGATGCAGGTGCACTTCGCGGGGCACGAGACGACCGCGGGCCTCATCGTGGGAGCGGTGGAGCTCCTGCTCGAGCATCCGGAGCAGCTGCACGCACTTCAGGACGACCCGGCCCTCATCGCGGGTGCCGTCGAGGAGGCGGTGCGGATGATCTCCCCCGTGCACGCCATGTTCCGGACGGCGCTGGAGGCGGTGGAGCTTGGCGGAGTCCCGATTCCGAAGGGAGCCCACATCCGCATCGTCTACGCGTCGGCCAACCGCGACGAGGCCCGGTTCCATGAGCCGGAGCGCTTCGACATCCGGCGGCCTGACGTGAAGAAGCACCTCGCCTTCGGGCAGGGCCTCCATTTCTGCATCGGCGCGTCGCTTGCGCGGCTCGAGGCGCGTCTGGCATTGGAGGCGCTGCTCCGGAGTCTCCCGGGGCTCCGGCTCGTGCCGGGGCAGAAGCCGGGCTTCCTGAAGAGCGTCACCGTCCGGAGGCACGAGAGCCTCGACGTCGCGTGGGACGTCTGA
- the pcaD gene encoding 3-oxoadipate enol-lactonase, with protein METQTSSFITTGDGVRLAYRFDGAPEKPVLLLSNSIGTDLHMWDGQVPALTEHFRLLRYDARGHGASGVPTGPYSLDRLGRDVLELMDALGLQRVHVLGLSLGGYVAQWLGIHAPERVDRLVLANTAAYLGAAPQWDRAISELLGAPDMRTTAEMFLRNWFPAHMLEANDGVVEAFRRTLLATRREGVAGSWAAVRDGDLRRTVTLIRNPTLVIAGEHDTVTSARHGEEIASAIPGAQFRVLPAVHLSNVERPAEFLDAVVTFLVQQG; from the coding sequence ATGGAAACCCAGACGTCCTCCTTCATCACCACCGGCGATGGCGTGCGCCTCGCGTACCGCTTCGACGGCGCGCCGGAGAAGCCGGTGTTGTTGCTCTCGAACTCCATCGGTACCGACCTCCACATGTGGGACGGCCAGGTGCCTGCGCTCACCGAGCACTTCCGGCTGCTGCGCTACGACGCGCGCGGGCACGGTGCCTCCGGCGTCCCGACGGGTCCGTATTCGTTGGACCGGCTGGGGCGCGACGTGCTGGAGCTGATGGACGCGCTGGGCCTGCAGCGGGTGCACGTGCTGGGCCTGTCCCTCGGCGGATACGTCGCGCAGTGGCTGGGGATTCATGCGCCGGAGCGCGTCGACCGCCTGGTGCTGGCCAACACCGCCGCGTACCTCGGCGCGGCCCCGCAGTGGGACCGGGCCATCTCAGAGCTGCTGGGGGCCCCCGACATGCGGACCACCGCGGAGATGTTCCTGCGCAACTGGTTCCCGGCTCACATGCTGGAGGCGAACGACGGGGTCGTCGAGGCGTTCCGCCGCACGTTGCTGGCCACTCGGCGTGAGGGTGTGGCCGGCAGCTGGGCCGCGGTGCGCGACGGCGATCTGCGCCGCACCGTCACGCTGATTCGCAACCCGACGCTGGTCATCGCGGGCGAGCACGACACCGTCACCTCCGCCCGCCATGGCGAAGAGATTGCCTCCGCCATTCCCGGCGCGCAGTTCAGGGTCCTGCCCGCGGTGCACCTGTCGAACGTCGAGCGGCCAGCGGAGTTCCTGGACGCAGTGGTGACCTTCCTCGTGCAACAGGGCTGA